From Companilactobacillus heilongjiangensis, one genomic window encodes:
- a CDS encoding phosphate ABC transporter substrate-binding protein PstS family protein produces MKKKTIISLVLGFAALMLVLTGCGNNSSKSSTSSKSSSSEASGKITAVGSTALQPLVEKAAANFQKKNSKVNITVQGGGSGTGLSQVQDKSVTIGNSDIFAEEKQGIDSKKLVDHKVAVVGMAPVVNKDANVKSLKMEQVKQIFTGKITNWKEVGGKDEKITVVNRAKGSGTRATFEAAVLKGEEAVKSQEQDSNGTVQKIVESTPGAISYLAFSYINDKIQPISIDNVKPTDENVESDKWKIWSYEHMYTNGKPDSATTKFLDYMNSKDVQDSLVKDMGYISIHNMKVQKDSKGTVSSK; encoded by the coding sequence ATGAAAAAGAAAACTATTATTTCATTAGTGCTGGGTTTTGCCGCATTGATGTTGGTTCTAACTGGCTGTGGAAATAACAGTAGCAAGAGCTCTACTTCATCAAAGAGTTCAAGTAGTGAAGCTTCAGGAAAGATCACTGCCGTTGGTTCAACTGCTTTACAACCACTAGTTGAAAAAGCAGCTGCTAACTTCCAAAAGAAGAACAGCAAGGTTAACATTACTGTTCAAGGTGGCGGTTCAGGTACAGGTTTGAGCCAAGTCCAAGACAAATCAGTTACAATTGGTAACTCAGATATTTTTGCTGAAGAAAAGCAAGGTATTGATTCAAAGAAATTAGTTGACCACAAGGTTGCCGTTGTTGGTATGGCACCAGTTGTTAACAAAGATGCTAACGTTAAGAGCCTTAAGATGGAGCAAGTAAAACAAATCTTTACAGGTAAGATTACAAACTGGAAAGAAGTTGGCGGCAAGGATGAAAAGATCACTGTCGTAAACCGTGCTAAGGGTAGTGGTACCCGTGCAACTTTCGAAGCCGCTGTTCTTAAAGGTGAAGAAGCCGTTAAATCTCAAGAACAAGACTCAAATGGTACTGTTCAAAAGATTGTTGAAAGTACACCAGGTGCTATAAGTTACCTAGCATTCTCATACATTAATGACAAGATTCAACCAATCTCAATTGATAACGTAAAACCAACTGACGAAAATGTTGAATCAGACAAGTGGAAGATTTGGTCATATGAACACATGTACACTAACGGTAAACCCGACAGTGCTACAACTAAGTTCCTAGACTACATGAACTCAAAAGATGTTCAAGACTCATTAGTTAAAGACATGGGTTACATCAGTATCCACAATATGAAGGTTCAAAAAGATTCTAAAGGAACAGTTAGTTCAAAATAA
- a CDS encoding response regulator transcription factor, translated as MQPLVLLSNKLPLFIEINGYFNNQGWFIRNITDPNEVEKLVEKEDIAGLLWDFSTTDLQQSLKILKNVRSKISGPIIVLAPAKEKKRRSLFYNINIDSFITKPFEYPELVAKVKQLFWVYDRFSITKDVPKNSRKEFKNDTVKFNDIVIDFKHYRVTHNGYDLGLTPKEFSLFWYLVQHRGKVLSRDQLLEGVWGYDSAGSSRTIDIHISHLRDKLAEKSKSTDCIKTVRGFGYVLDNDYPLVSEK; from the coding sequence ATGCAACCGCTAGTATTGCTCAGCAATAAGCTACCACTCTTTATTGAAATCAATGGTTATTTTAATAATCAAGGTTGGTTCATTCGTAATATCACTGATCCAAATGAAGTCGAGAAATTAGTTGAAAAAGAAGATATCGCCGGCTTATTATGGGACTTTTCGACTACTGATTTACAACAGTCGCTAAAGATTCTCAAAAACGTCCGTAGTAAAATATCCGGTCCGATAATTGTCTTGGCACCGGCTAAAGAAAAAAAGCGAAGATCATTATTTTATAACATCAACATTGACAGCTTCATCACGAAACCTTTTGAATATCCAGAACTAGTCGCAAAAGTTAAACAGTTATTCTGGGTTTATGACCGGTTTTCCATCACCAAAGATGTACCGAAAAATTCGCGTAAAGAATTTAAAAATGATACCGTGAAATTCAATGATATCGTAATTGATTTTAAGCATTATCGCGTGACCCATAATGGCTATGATTTAGGGCTGACACCTAAGGAATTTAGTTTGTTCTGGTATTTAGTCCAGCATCGGGGCAAAGTCCTCAGTCGAGATCAACTATTAGAAGGTGTCTGGGGCTACGATTCAGCGGGTTCCAGTAGAACGATTGACATCCACATCAGTCATTTACGTGACAAATTAGCAGAAAAGTCTAAGTCAACTGACTGTATTAAAACAGTGCGTGGCTTTGGATATGTTTTAGATAATGATTATCCGTTAGTTTCTGAAAAGTAA